From Athene noctua chromosome 19, bAthNoc1.hap1.1, whole genome shotgun sequence, one genomic window encodes:
- the RNFT1 gene encoding LOW QUALITY PROTEIN: E3 ubiquitin-protein ligase RNFT1 (The sequence of the model RefSeq protein was modified relative to this genomic sequence to represent the inferred CDS: inserted 1 base in 1 codon) translates to MRRQNSKNLDQXKNPTMQPNCSHLHNIQGSGDDSSSSPSAHAARLSGESSCHHSGDVRIQLNSAVGEARDNASSRHSRPGSQSHSHGQAHSEAGGLDDSTPDSEEHSGTSLSELRYLLQWLHKSLPYILILCVKLIMQHIIGISLGIGLLTTYMYANKSIVNQVFLRERCSKLQCAWLLVYLTGSSLLLYYTFHSQSLYYSLIFLNPTVDFMNFWEVLWIVGVTDFILKFLFMGFKCFILLVPSFMMSFKSKGYWYMLLEELCQYYRMFVPIPVWFRYLIGNGELDSVLGWTLGILLGLLYFILKILSFFGQLRNFRQVLRIFCTRPHYGVTASKRQCSESDDICSICQAEFQKPILLICQHTFCEECISLWFNREKTCPLCRTVISDHVNKWKDGATSMHLQIF, encoded by the exons ATGAG GAGACAAAATAGCAAGAATCTggacc aaaaaaaccccaccatgcaACCAAACTGCAGTCATCTCCACAACATCCAAGGGAGTGGTGATGACTCTTCATCTTCTCCGAGCGCCCACGCAGCGAGGTTGTCAGGGGAGAGCTCGTGCCATCACAGCGGGGATGTTCGCATCCAGCTGAACTCTGCTGTGGGAGAAGCCAGAGACAACGCGAGTTCCCGGCACTCGAGGCCGGGTTCCCAAAGTCACTCACACGGACAAGCCCACAGCGAAGCGGGGGGCCTCGATGATTCCACTCCAGACTCGGAGGAACACAGCGGCACCTCCCTCTCGGAGCTCAGATACCTCCTCCAGTGGCTGCACAAAAGTCTGCCGTATATCTTGATTCTGTGTGTCAAATTGATCATGCAGCATATCATTG GCATTTCTCTTGGAATTGGGCTGCTAACAACTTATATGTATGCAAACAAAAGCATAGTAAATCAGGTTTTTCTAAGA GAACGGTGCTCCAAGTTGCAATGTGCTTGGTTACTAGTATACCTAACTGGATCATCTCTCCTCTTGTATTACACCTTTCATTCTCAATCACTGTATTACAG CTTAATCTTCTTAAACCCTACTGTGGATTTTATGAACTTCTGGGAGGTACTGTGGATTGTGGGAGTCACAGACTTTATTCTGAAATTCCTCTTCATGGGCTTCAAGTGCTTTATTCTCTTGGTGCCTTCTTTTATGATGTCCTTTAAATCCAAG GGCTACTGGTACATGCTGTTAGAAGAACTCTGCCAGTATTACCGTATGTTTGTCCCCATACCAGTTTGGTTCCGTTATCTTATTGGCAATGGGGAGCTGGACAGTGTACTAGGATGGACCCTTGGGATATTGCTGGGCCTTCTCTACTTCATCCTAAAA ATTTTGAGCTTTTTTGGACAGTTGAGAAACTTCAGGCAGGTCTTACGGATATTTTGCACGCGACCA CACTACGGGGTGACAGCTAGCAAGAGACAGTGTTCCGAATCAGATGATATTTGTTCAATCTGCCAAGCTGAATTTCAGAAGCCTATTCTGCTTATCTGTCAG CACACATTTTGTGAAGAATGCATCTCTTTATGGTTTAATAGAGAAAAAACGTGTCCACTCTGCAGAACTGTTATTTCAGACCATGTTAACAAGTGGAAGGATGGAGCTACATCTATGCATCTACAGATTTTCTAA